In Struthio camelus isolate bStrCam1 chromosome 4, bStrCam1.hap1, whole genome shotgun sequence, a genomic segment contains:
- the FGFBP2 gene encoding fibroblast growth factor-binding protein 2, which translates to MKSVTLLFLVVICGMGGLGQKLKPKKRSNGEEINFRTKAKDVCTMSVSGDEEMKLRIECKNQGKSYWCEFTGKPSVCRPFRKNPKIYWNQIAVELRKLPHACESTQVLKATMCQKAPTEAVMKQIAAGMEPEDLANQDKSVQKTSTSTKGAGRSSVKKTGKPPILPLIKPMQHGKGSANETEAMKLAREHCWESLHGFCSYVIGIFRG; encoded by the coding sequence ATGAAGAGCGTTACTCTTCTTTTCCTAGTAGTGATCTGTGGCATGGGAGGATTAGGACAGAAGCTGAAACCAAAGAAAAGAAGCAACGGTGAAGAAATCAATTTTCGGACTAAAGCCAAAGATGTCTGCACAATGAGCGTGAGCGGGGATGAGGAGATGAAACTTAGAATTGAATGCAAAAACCAAGGCAAGTCTTACTGGTGTGAATTCACTGGCAAGCCATCAGTCTGTCGTCCTTTCAGAAAGAATCCAAAGATTTACTGGAACCAGATTGCCGTGGAACTTAGAAAGCTCCCACATGCTTGTGAATCTACTCAGGTGTTGAAGGCCACCATGTGCCAAAAGGCTCCCACAGAGGCTGTTATGAAGCAAATAGCTGCTGGCATGGAGCCGGAAGATCTAGCAAATCAGGACAAATCAGTCCAGAAAACTTCAACTTCTACGAAGGGAGCAGGTAGAAGCTCTGTAAAGAAGACAGGGAAACCTCCAATACTACCTCTTATAAAACCAATGCAACATGGTAAAGGGTCTGCAAATGAAACTGAAGCAATGAAACTGGCACGAGAGCATTGCTGGGAATCACTGCATGGTTTCTGCTCCTACGTTATTGGCATTTTTAGAGGTTAA
- the FGFBP1 gene encoding fibroblast growth factor-binding protein 1, producing the protein MKIKSFGLLCMLLLLSQMLLANCERQKERKKERQNIEKGGKKQAEPNEQSEKGRKSNGEKALPKGKFKTKENAECTWAVADINAATVHIECKNGESKFWCEFTGDPSACPQYAANQRSYWKQVSRSLKKQKQICQDSKSVLKSKVCRKGPQSAHLELTNSSLLTSMGPVKGTATHHAKEGARTSASASVTKKQPEQSSQDCVEDIDYIDQRKVAEEYCPESLLSFCNFFIAMVQDKKC; encoded by the coding sequence ATGAAGATCAAAAGCTTTGGACTTCTTTGTATGTTGCTTCTGCTCTCTCAGATGCTACTAGCTAATTgtgaaagacagaaggaaagaaaaaaagaaagacaaaatatagAAAAGGGTGGAAAAAAACAAGCTGAACCTAATGAACAGAGTGAAAAGGGGAGGAAGTCAAATGGAGAAAAAGCATTGCCTAAAGGCAAgtttaaaaccaaagaaaatgctGAGTGCACCTGGGCAGTGGCTGACATCAACGCTGCTACTGTGCACATAGAATGCAAGAATGGTGAAAGCAAGTTCTGGTGTGAATTCACAGGAGACCCTTCCGCCTGTCCACAGTATGCAGCAAACCAGAGATCCTACTGGAAACAAGTCTCCCGATCCctaaagaagcagaagcagatctGTCAAGACTCCAAAAGTGTGCTAAAATCTAAAGTTTGTAGGAAAGGCCCACAAAGTGCTCACCTCGAATTGACAAACTCAAGCCTGTTAACATCAATGGGTCCTGTGAAAGGGACTGCAACTCATCACGCAAAGGAAGGCGCACGGACTTCAGCCTCTGCTTCTGTGACTAAAAAGCAGCCAGAACAAAGTTCCCAAGACTGTGTTGAAGACATAGATTATATTGATCAGAGAAAGGTGGCGGAGGAATACTGTCCAGAAAGCTTACTCTCTTTCTGCAACTTTTTTATCGCCATGGTACAAGACAAAAAATGCTGA